The following proteins are co-located in the uncultured Draconibacterium sp. genome:
- a CDS encoding acetate--CoA ligase family protein: MINDKLLHPESIVVVGASNNTGKPGGKIVKNLLDHHFKGDLFAINPHESQVQGIPSFEDVGELPDVDLAILAIPAKHCLKTITQLVEENNTKAFIIISAGFGETDEAGKELEKKIVEVIEKHDACLIGPNCIGVMTPSHASVFTTPIPELTPEGCDFISGSGATAVFIIESGIPKGLRFANVFSVGNSAQTGVEDVLAYLNENYEDGVSPRVKLLYIENINNPDKLLLHATSLIRKGCKIAAIKAGSSSAGSRAASSHTGALTSSDAAVEALFRKAGIVRCYGREELTTVASVFMCKELEGDKLAIITHAGGPGVMLTDALESGGLKIPEIEDVPAKSALLEKLFPGSSVENPIDFLATGTAEQLGHIIDACENDFDVDGMAVIFGSPGLFPIGDVYDLLSEKMKVCKKPIYPILPSIINVKEDVAHFLARGNVNFPDEVLLGRALTKVMNTAKPSANNVFTDGIKTDEIRKIIDTTENGYQPPEIIHKLFAVAGIPMVKELVATSESEAVLAALNIGFPVVMKVVGPVHKTEVGGVVLNVRNVNEVRKEFHHLFQIEGTEGVLIAQMASGTELFLGASYEPDFGHVVLCGMGGIYVEVLKDVSSGLAPLSHAEAHSMIEGLKSYRILQGFRKQKGVNIDKFADILVRLSTLLRFATEIKELDINPLLGNENEILAVDARIRIEK; this comes from the coding sequence ATGATAAACGACAAATTGCTCCATCCTGAAAGTATTGTAGTTGTTGGAGCTTCAAATAATACAGGAAAGCCGGGTGGAAAGATTGTAAAAAACCTCTTGGACCATCATTTTAAGGGCGATTTGTTTGCCATTAATCCACACGAATCGCAGGTGCAAGGTATTCCGTCGTTTGAAGATGTGGGCGAATTACCCGATGTTGATTTGGCAATTCTGGCCATTCCTGCCAAACATTGTTTAAAAACCATTACACAGCTTGTTGAAGAAAACAATACAAAAGCTTTTATAATTATTTCGGCAGGTTTTGGCGAAACCGATGAGGCGGGCAAAGAGCTTGAAAAGAAAATTGTTGAGGTGATTGAAAAACACGATGCCTGTTTAATTGGCCCCAACTGCATTGGAGTTATGACACCCTCGCACGCCAGTGTTTTTACTACTCCAATTCCGGAATTAACACCTGAGGGTTGCGATTTTATATCGGGTTCAGGCGCTACTGCCGTTTTTATCATCGAATCCGGGATTCCGAAAGGATTACGCTTTGCCAATGTTTTTTCGGTGGGAAACAGTGCCCAAACAGGAGTTGAAGATGTTTTGGCTTATCTCAATGAAAATTACGAAGATGGTGTAAGTCCGCGGGTAAAGTTACTTTACATTGAAAACATAAATAATCCCGACAAGTTGCTTTTGCATGCCACTTCGCTGATTCGAAAAGGCTGTAAAATAGCAGCCATAAAAGCCGGAAGCTCATCGGCAGGGAGTAGGGCTGCTTCGTCGCACACCGGAGCGTTAACGAGTTCGGATGCAGCTGTGGAAGCGCTTTTCAGAAAAGCTGGTATTGTACGTTGTTACGGCCGTGAGGAGTTGACCACAGTGGCGAGTGTTTTTATGTGTAAAGAACTGGAAGGAGATAAACTTGCCATTATTACGCACGCCGGTGGTCCGGGAGTAATGCTTACCGATGCACTTGAATCGGGTGGCTTAAAAATTCCTGAGATTGAAGATGTGCCGGCAAAATCGGCTTTACTCGAAAAACTTTTCCCGGGTTCATCAGTCGAAAATCCAATTGATTTTTTGGCAACCGGAACGGCAGAACAACTGGGCCACATTATTGATGCCTGCGAAAATGATTTTGATGTGGATGGAATGGCAGTTATTTTTGGTAGTCCCGGATTGTTTCCAATTGGTGATGTGTACGATTTACTTTCCGAAAAAATGAAAGTGTGCAAAAAACCCATTTATCCCATTCTGCCTTCCATTATTAATGTGAAAGAAGATGTGGCGCATTTTCTGGCACGCGGAAATGTGAATTTTCCGGATGAGGTGTTGCTGGGCAGGGCATTGACCAAAGTGATGAATACAGCAAAACCATCGGCCAACAATGTTTTTACCGATGGCATAAAAACAGATGAAATCCGAAAAATAATTGATACAACTGAAAATGGATATCAGCCACCTGAAATAATTCATAAACTGTTTGCTGTAGCAGGGATTCCAATGGTAAAAGAGCTGGTGGCGACTTCGGAGTCGGAGGCTGTTTTAGCTGCCTTAAACATTGGATTTCCGGTGGTAATGAAAGTAGTTGGACCGGTTCACAAAACAGAGGTTGGAGGTGTTGTCTTGAATGTCCGAAATGTAAATGAAGTGCGGAAAGAATTTCATCACTTGTTTCAGATAGAAGGTACAGAAGGTGTATTGATAGCGCAAATGGCATCGGGGACTGAACTGTTTTTGGGAGCAAGTTATGAGCCCGATTTCGGACATGTGGTTTTATGCGGAATGGGAGGGATTTATGTGGAAGTTTTAAAGGATGTATCGTCGGGGTTGGCACCGCTTTCGCATGCCGAGGCACATTCGATGATTGAAGGTTTAAAATCGTACAGGATTTTGCAGGGATTCCGGAAACAGAAAGGTGTTAACATTGATAAGTTTGCCGATATTTTAGTGCGTTTGTCGACATTACTCCGTTTTGCAACTGAAATAAAGGAATTGGATATCAATCCTTTGCTGGGTAACGAAAACGAAATACTGGCTGTTGATGCCCGAATTCGAATTGAAAAATAA
- a CDS encoding HDIG domain-containing metalloprotein: protein MISREEAIRLLEENIEAENMRKHCYASEVVLRAMAKKLGKNEEEWGLAGLLHDIDVEITNADPHTHGPYAEKILQGKVTDEMMDAIVMHNEVATGKERTSEFQHALAAGETITGLITATTLVYPDKKIAGVKAKSLTKRMKQKAFAASVKRENILECEKIGIPLPEFAELSVNAMKEIAEVLGL, encoded by the coding sequence ATGATTTCTAGAGAAGAAGCCATTCGTTTACTGGAAGAAAATATTGAAGCTGAAAACATGCGCAAACACTGTTATGCTTCTGAAGTTGTTTTAAGGGCAATGGCCAAAAAACTGGGAAAAAACGAAGAAGAATGGGGCCTGGCAGGTTTGTTGCACGATATTGATGTTGAAATTACCAATGCCGATCCGCACACACACGGTCCTTATGCCGAAAAAATTCTGCAGGGGAAAGTAACTGATGAAATGATGGATGCCATTGTAATGCACAACGAAGTAGCTACAGGAAAAGAGCGAACAAGCGAATTTCAACATGCTTTGGCGGCGGGCGAAACCATTACCGGATTAATTACAGCTACTACACTGGTTTATCCCGATAAAAAAATAGCAGGTGTTAAGGCCAAATCGCTTACCAAACGGATGAAACAAAAAGCTTTTGCCGCATCTGTAAAACGCGAAAATATTTTGGAATGTGAAAAAATAGGAATTCCGCTGCCTGAGTTTGCCGAACTTTCGGTAAACGCAATGAAAGAAATTGCCGAAGTACTCGGGCTTTAG
- a CDS encoding CYTH domain-containing protein, whose protein sequence is METMLEIERKYLIDLDKWEPKNKGLKIKQGYLSVDKERVVRIRTKKDKAYLTIKGNQQGITRTELEYEVPVSDAETMLRMCLNFPIEKTRYLEKIGGLLWEIDVFEGENSGLYLAEVELEDENQTIELPDWIIKEVSYDHRYFNSWLSQNPFSKW, encoded by the coding sequence ATGGAAACAATGCTTGAGATTGAGAGGAAATATTTGATCGATTTGGATAAATGGGAACCTAAAAACAAAGGACTGAAAATAAAACAGGGCTATTTATCTGTTGATAAAGAGCGGGTTGTGAGGATTCGTACAAAAAAAGATAAGGCATATTTAACCATAAAAGGAAATCAGCAGGGAATTACACGAACCGAGCTGGAATATGAAGTTCCGGTAAGTGATGCGGAAACAATGTTGAGAATGTGTTTAAACTTCCCGATCGAGAAAACACGTTATCTTGAAAAAATTGGTGGTTTGTTGTGGGAAATTGATGTTTTTGAAGGTGAAAACAGTGGATTGTATCTTGCCGAAGTAGAACTGGAAGATGAAAATCAGACCATTGAATTGCCGGACTGGATCATTAAAGAAGTGAGTTATGATCATCGTTACTTTAATTCCTGGCTCTCGCAGAATCCATTTTCAAAATGGTAA
- a CDS encoding DUF3078 domain-containing protein: MFVVRGKSILFTFLFICFAPFVFGQTENKEEANQALESGIQILKNYFSENSNWHVIDSGVGKDVSGLINYLEDQPIDDIIKGLNNAKLMHGNYVLRLPENVEDSLSVPGYVSASIVKTNIEKIGVDYRNEVKIHEIMVPASVIEQATNEVETIPPGKGIQLFSDSVYTFPRDLIIPEVIPDSVLNSPEQFNRLVRIDSIRNVYIENKRVAYNDSITASHVNSVVRDYRQKRYNEGLDFRIKRYKDNTKVSNYQILKEYNDNAIMQVNDSIEEVIDILTEYADFIDTTRIRFVNLTGDTEDILLQNGNERYSRVWLKNEQNDSLRVMVKNLDKRSVQMLIDDGVTFSRFKEKETKNFDFETLKGDYNKFSKVGKSYELETPWSIGGEGSIGFTQTYLENWKKGGKSALSTLIVLKGFANYSRSDNKLKWENSGELRSGWIRPGGEDEELQKNDDKFELTSRVGISAFKKWYYSSELNINTQLFRGYSYPKASHPEPFSAIMAPVQTYLKVGLDYKPNKDFSLFLSPLTLKNVYVRDTSLIDQTKYGVAATRKAFWEPGLNADIRYKTNFTKDISYETKYKMFINYQDPFKKFDINWENLFKMQLNSYIGMQFMVHFIYDDNILFPIYGDDGVTKIGEEPKLQIKEFFSIGFTYKINKQVMRTHRVR, translated from the coding sequence ATGTTCGTAGTACGTGGAAAGTCTATTTTATTCACCTTTTTATTTATTTGTTTTGCGCCGTTTGTTTTTGGTCAGACCGAAAATAAAGAGGAAGCAAATCAAGCTCTTGAAAGTGGCATTCAGATTTTGAAAAACTATTTTTCGGAAAACAGCAACTGGCATGTAATTGATTCTGGGGTAGGAAAGGATGTTTCCGGATTGATTAATTATCTGGAAGATCAACCAATAGATGATATTATTAAAGGATTGAACAATGCCAAATTGATGCACGGTAATTATGTGCTTCGTTTGCCCGAAAATGTGGAAGACAGTTTAAGTGTGCCGGGCTATGTGTCGGCGTCGATAGTAAAAACCAATATTGAAAAGATTGGTGTCGATTATCGGAACGAGGTGAAAATTCATGAGATTATGGTGCCCGCTTCAGTTATCGAACAGGCTACAAACGAAGTTGAAACCATCCCTCCGGGGAAAGGGATTCAATTGTTTAGCGATTCTGTTTATACTTTTCCCAGGGATTTAATTATTCCTGAAGTAATACCGGATTCGGTATTGAATTCGCCCGAGCAGTTTAACCGGCTTGTCCGAATCGACAGTATCCGGAATGTATATATTGAAAATAAACGGGTGGCGTATAACGATTCCATTACTGCATCGCATGTAAATTCGGTTGTAAGAGATTATCGACAAAAACGATATAACGAAGGTTTGGACTTTCGCATTAAACGATACAAAGACAACACAAAAGTCAGCAACTATCAGATATTAAAAGAATACAACGACAATGCCATAATGCAAGTCAATGATTCTATTGAAGAAGTAATTGATATTCTGACCGAATATGCCGATTTTATTGATACTACAAGAATTCGGTTTGTGAACCTGACAGGCGACACCGAAGATATTTTACTTCAGAATGGGAATGAGCGATACTCAAGAGTGTGGCTAAAAAACGAGCAAAACGACTCATTGCGGGTAATGGTTAAAAACCTGGACAAAAGAAGCGTTCAAATGCTGATTGATGATGGTGTGACTTTTTCGCGTTTTAAAGAAAAAGAAACCAAAAATTTTGATTTTGAAACTTTAAAAGGCGATTACAATAAATTCTCGAAAGTTGGGAAAAGTTACGAACTTGAAACTCCCTGGAGCATTGGAGGAGAAGGTAGTATTGGCTTTACTCAAACTTATCTGGAAAACTGGAAAAAAGGGGGTAAAAGTGCCTTGTCGACTTTAATTGTTTTAAAAGGTTTTGCCAACTATTCACGTAGCGATAATAAATTGAAATGGGAAAATTCAGGCGAGTTACGGAGTGGCTGGATAAGACCCGGTGGCGAAGATGAAGAATTACAAAAGAACGACGATAAATTTGAACTTACTTCGCGTGTGGGAATTAGTGCTTTCAAAAAATGGTACTACAGTTCTGAATTGAACATTAATACCCAGCTTTTCAGAGGGTATAGTTATCCTAAAGCAAGTCATCCCGAACCGTTTTCGGCAATTATGGCTCCTGTTCAAACCTATTTAAAGGTAGGTTTAGACTATAAACCGAATAAGGATTTTTCGTTGTTCCTTTCGCCTCTTACACTTAAAAATGTGTACGTGCGCGACACCAGTTTAATTGACCAAACCAAATACGGGGTGGCAGCAACCAGAAAAGCTTTTTGGGAGCCGGGTTTAAATGCCGATATCAGATATAAAACAAATTTTACCAAAGACATTTCGTATGAAACCAAATACAAAATGTTTATCAATTATCAGGATCCGTTTAAAAAGTTTGATATAAACTGGGAAAACCTGTTTAAAATGCAGCTTAACAGTTACATCGGAATGCAGTTTATGGTTCATTTTATCTACGACGACAATATACTTTTCCCGATTTATGGCGACGATGGCGTGACTAAAATAGGGGAGGAACCCAAGCTGCAGATCAAAGAATTTTTTAGCATTGGATTTACCTATAAAATCAATAAGCAAGTAATGCGAACTCACCGCGTTCGTTAA
- a CDS encoding SRPBCC domain-containing protein translates to MKQIKRYYTLGAEPKDVYNSLTNKRMLEIWTGEEVLMEIEPNTEFSLWGGSISGVNLEFEENKKIVQKWFFGEEEENSIVTIKIHPHKKGCSVELLHTNIPDEAYENISEGWDEDYFGAISELFM, encoded by the coding sequence ATGAAACAAATTAAAAGATACTACACACTGGGAGCCGAACCCAAAGACGTTTACAACTCATTAACCAATAAAAGAATGTTGGAGATTTGGACAGGTGAGGAAGTGCTTATGGAAATTGAACCGAACACTGAATTTTCGTTGTGGGGAGGAAGTATCTCGGGAGTTAACCTTGAATTTGAGGAAAATAAAAAAATTGTACAAAAGTGGTTTTTTGGCGAAGAGGAAGAGAACTCAATTGTTACCATTAAAATACACCCGCACAAAAAAGGATGCAGTGTGGAACTTTTACATACCAATATTCCGGATGAAGCCTACGAAAATATTTCGGAAGGATGGGATGAGGATTATTTTGGAGCAATAAGCGAACTGTTTATGTAA
- a CDS encoding cupin domain-containing protein, with the protein MESAKFWIDKLALQKHPEGGWFKEVYRSEDTVPEDALPGGFSGLRNFSTSIYYLLETTDFSSFHKIKSDEIWHYYTGSSAVEILWIENGKLISQKLGDGSQNDHEFQVVVPKNKWFAARLLNSKGFALVGCTVSPGFHFDDFELADKSLLEEFPGLKGQIESMVGNN; encoded by the coding sequence ATGGAGTCGGCAAAATTCTGGATTGATAAGCTGGCTCTTCAAAAACATCCGGAAGGTGGCTGGTTTAAAGAAGTGTATCGTTCGGAAGATACTGTACCAGAGGACGCGCTGCCCGGAGGTTTTTCCGGTCTGCGAAATTTTTCAACATCGATTTATTATTTGCTCGAAACCACCGACTTTTCCTCGTTTCATAAAATTAAATCAGACGAAATATGGCATTATTATACCGGAAGTTCTGCTGTGGAAATTTTATGGATCGAAAATGGAAAGCTGATTTCACAAAAACTTGGAGACGGTAGCCAGAACGACCATGAATTTCAGGTGGTGGTGCCAAAAAACAAATGGTTTGCAGCCCGTTTACTTAATTCCAAAGGATTTGCCCTGGTTGGATGTACTGTTTCTCCCGGATTTCATTTTGATGATTTTGAGTTGGCTGATAAAAGTTTGCTTGAAGAGTTTCCCGGGTTAAAAGGTCAAATTGAAAGTATGGTTGGAAACAATTGA
- a CDS encoding DUF4268 domain-containing protein — MYSKDEIKKLRLTFWELFGKRCEVHPELQFRKRKWVLHRTKIKGVALRFDVSREDAKVILELSNRSENLRFKAYEFLERYKVLIEEGFEQGLIWEFFHEREDSGKEVCRIFTRLPNVDFHRQNQWPDIFNFYIDNMLQLENNFMSIRDLLQEELKN, encoded by the coding sequence ATGTATTCAAAAGACGAGATAAAAAAACTACGATTAACCTTTTGGGAATTGTTTGGAAAACGTTGTGAAGTTCATCCCGAGCTTCAGTTTCGGAAAAGAAAATGGGTGCTGCACCGTACCAAAATAAAAGGTGTTGCGTTGCGTTTTGATGTGAGTCGTGAAGATGCCAAAGTTATTCTGGAATTAAGTAATCGCAGTGAAAATCTTCGTTTTAAGGCTTACGAATTTTTAGAACGCTACAAAGTGTTGATTGAAGAAGGTTTTGAACAAGGTTTGATATGGGAATTTTTTCACGAACGGGAAGATAGCGGGAAAGAAGTTTGCCGTATTTTCACCCGGCTTCCAAATGTTGATTTTCACCGGCAAAACCAGTGGCCCGACATATTTAACTTTTACATTGACAACATGTTGCAACTGGAAAATAATTTCATGTCGATACGTGATTTATTGCAAGAAGAATTGAAAAATTAG
- a CDS encoding SusC/RagA family TonB-linked outer membrane protein, with the protein MKKIALMLLGIAMFGVLVVEAQVKSISGTVTSSEDGTGIPGVSVSVKGTTIGTVTNIDGVYQLDVPTDAETLVFSFVGMKSQEVAISGSTVDVQMQADLVGLDEVMVVAYGTATKKSFTGTATKVDAERIESKNVSNISQALSGEVAGVQVINSNGQPGSSAQIRIRGIGSINGSRDPLYIVDGVPLQGDINSISPSDIESTTVLKDASATAIYGSRGANGVVIITTKKGKSGESSIEVDVKQGVNFRLLADYDVFDNQEEYVETAWSALKTRGMLRGNEDPAGYANTWLFNSNTQGPGFNDYYNMWDVSGDQLINPETGKFNSNVNRRYTPEKWSDELFQSAKRTEAGLRLNGGNEMTTFYSSFNFLDDEGYYLNSDYERFTGRLNVDHKIRTWLKGNMNMSYMHSTSNFAGGQDTDSNNGFWLVANMPSIYPVYARDANGVVVPDEVLGGSVFDYGDGTYGTRRFASLTNAVGSSTYDVVRSINNQFSGSSKLEATFLKDFTLSSTFGVEYLTSGYDNLGNAFYGGSAQQGGSIYKRKREWFAYTLTNMLRYQKDFGNHNFNAFIAQEAVDIEFKQMSAFKSGLADPWSLELNNAIVSSPSGSYKEDLMLSSYFGQLSYDYDEKYFFNGVIRRDGSSKFINNKWGTFGSVGLAWMISKESFMDGTNGFLDELKLKTSYGIIGEQGGIGTYDSYTLYEVNNQNDNLALTENHVGNPDLTWEKAKMFQVGTEFVLFDKINGSIDYYNKNTSNLLFDKRVAPSHGYAIIQVNDGEMLNSGLEVAFDADIVRSNDFNINLSINGAFEKNEITAMPLEEGSGEQKVIDVSGLYGRSVGHSLFDIYTTEFVGVDPETGLSQWNRYYNEVNGQKEYITDMASYMAENKDNIGEIGKETTTNYANATDTYIGKSPIPTVRGSFNLSIDYKGFALTALFNYSLGGYGYDANYATLMDDDLVGSNNWHKDMQNAWKQPGDITDVPAITSGTNLGAASNYSYANATSDRFVTKTDYLTLNNVVLSYSFNKIALDKLHLKGLKLFVSGDNLWVGSKRKGFYPNTSEVGASSRYQYVSLSSITGGVNIKF; encoded by the coding sequence ATGAAAAAAATTGCGCTAATGCTGTTAGGCATCGCCATGTTTGGCGTGCTCGTAGTTGAAGCACAGGTGAAAAGTATCTCAGGAACAGTAACGAGTTCAGAAGATGGTACCGGGATCCCGGGTGTTTCAGTAAGTGTTAAAGGAACCACCATTGGTACCGTTACCAATATCGATGGTGTTTATCAGTTAGATGTACCTACTGATGCAGAAACTTTGGTTTTCTCATTTGTTGGTATGAAATCGCAAGAAGTAGCTATTTCGGGTTCAACTGTAGATGTACAGATGCAAGCTGATTTGGTTGGTCTTGACGAAGTAATGGTTGTTGCTTATGGTACTGCAACAAAAAAATCTTTTACAGGTACCGCTACAAAGGTGGATGCAGAAAGAATTGAATCTAAGAATGTTTCAAACATTTCTCAGGCGCTATCCGGTGAAGTTGCAGGGGTTCAGGTTATCAATAGTAATGGACAACCAGGATCATCTGCACAGATTCGTATTCGGGGAATTGGTTCTATTAATGGAAGTAGAGATCCTCTTTACATTGTGGATGGAGTACCTTTACAAGGAGATATAAATTCAATCTCTCCATCCGACATTGAATCAACGACTGTGTTAAAAGATGCATCGGCAACTGCAATCTATGGTTCCAGAGGAGCTAATGGTGTAGTAATCATTACTACTAAAAAAGGAAAATCAGGCGAGAGTAGCATTGAGGTAGATGTAAAACAAGGTGTTAACTTTAGGTTATTAGCAGATTATGATGTGTTTGATAATCAAGAAGAGTATGTAGAAACGGCTTGGTCTGCTCTAAAGACTCGCGGAATGCTGAGAGGGAATGAAGATCCTGCAGGTTACGCTAATACATGGTTGTTCAACTCAAATACACAAGGTCCAGGGTTTAACGATTATTATAATATGTGGGATGTTTCAGGCGATCAGTTGATTAATCCTGAAACTGGGAAATTTAATTCAAATGTTAATCGCAGATATACTCCGGAAAAATGGTCAGATGAACTTTTTCAGAGTGCTAAAAGAACAGAAGCAGGCTTGCGACTTAACGGTGGCAATGAAATGACCACATTCTATTCATCTTTTAACTTTTTAGATGATGAAGGGTATTATCTAAATTCAGATTATGAACGGTTTACTGGAAGATTGAATGTTGACCACAAGATTAGAACTTGGTTAAAAGGCAACATGAACATGAGTTACATGCATTCTACCTCTAACTTTGCTGGGGGACAGGATACAGACTCTAATAATGGATTTTGGCTTGTTGCAAATATGCCATCAATTTACCCAGTATATGCTCGCGATGCAAATGGGGTAGTAGTTCCTGATGAGGTTTTAGGCGGATCTGTATTTGATTATGGTGATGGTACTTATGGTACACGTCGTTTTGCATCATTAACGAATGCAGTTGGTTCAAGTACATACGATGTGGTTCGTTCTATTAATAATCAATTCAGCGGAAGTTCAAAATTGGAAGCAACCTTTTTAAAAGATTTTACTTTAAGTTCAACTTTTGGTGTAGAGTATCTTACTTCCGGATATGATAATCTTGGCAATGCTTTTTACGGTGGTTCTGCACAACAAGGAGGTAGTATTTACAAACGAAAAAGGGAATGGTTTGCCTACACACTTACAAATATGTTAAGGTACCAAAAGGATTTTGGCAATCATAATTTTAATGCATTTATTGCGCAGGAAGCTGTAGATATTGAATTTAAGCAAATGTCAGCTTTTAAATCGGGATTAGCCGATCCATGGAGTCTTGAGTTAAATAATGCTATCGTTTCTTCACCATCAGGTTCTTATAAAGAAGATTTAATGTTGTCAAGTTATTTTGGCCAGCTATCTTATGATTATGATGAGAAATATTTCTTTAATGGAGTAATTCGTCGAGATGGTTCATCTAAATTTATTAATAATAAATGGGGTACTTTTGGCTCAGTAGGTTTAGCATGGATGATTTCAAAAGAATCGTTTATGGATGGCACAAATGGCTTTTTAGATGAATTGAAATTAAAGACCAGTTACGGTATTATTGGAGAGCAAGGAGGAATTGGTACCTATGACTCTTACACCTTATATGAGGTGAATAATCAAAACGATAATTTGGCGTTAACCGAAAATCACGTTGGGAACCCTGATTTAACTTGGGAAAAGGCAAAAATGTTTCAGGTAGGAACCGAATTTGTATTGTTTGATAAAATCAATGGTTCGATAGATTACTACAATAAAAATACAAGTAACCTATTATTTGATAAAAGAGTTGCTCCAAGTCATGGTTATGCCATTATTCAGGTAAATGATGGAGAAATGCTTAATTCTGGTTTAGAAGTTGCCTTCGATGCGGATATTGTTCGATCAAATGATTTTAATATTAATTTGAGTATTAATGGAGCATTTGAAAAAAACGAAATTACTGCAATGCCTTTGGAAGAAGGTAGTGGAGAGCAAAAAGTTATTGATGTGTCTGGTCTTTATGGTCGTTCTGTAGGGCATTCGTTATTTGATATTTACACCACAGAGTTTGTTGGAGTTGATCCTGAAACAGGGCTGTCACAATGGAATAGATATTACAATGAAGTGAATGGACAAAAAGAGTATATCACAGATATGGCATCATATATGGCAGAAAATAAGGATAATATTGGTGAGATTGGTAAAGAAACGACCACGAATTATGCCAATGCAACTGATACCTATATCGGAAAATCACCAATTCCAACTGTTCGCGGATCATTCAATTTAAGCATAGATTATAAAGGTTTTGCATTAACTGCATTATTTAATTACAGTTTGGGAGGATATGGTTATGATGCAAATTATGCTACTCTTATGGATGATGATTTAGTAGGTAGTAATAATTGGCACAAGGACATGCAGAATGCATGGAAACAACCAGGAGATATTACAGATGTTCCTGCAATTACCAGTGGAACAAATTTAGGCGCCGCCAGTAACTATTCGTATGCAAATGCTACTTCTGATCGTTTTGTCACCAAAACGGATTATCTGACTTTAAACAATGTTGTTTTATCTTATTCGTTTAATAAAATTGCATTAGATAAACTTCATTTAAAGGGACTCAAACTGTTTGTTTCTGGCGATAATTTGTGGGTTGGATCAAAGCGCAAAGGATTCTATCCTAACACATCAGAAGTTGGGGCTTCTTCAAGATACCAGTACGTGTCTTTGTCAAGCATAACAGGTGGTGTAAATATTAAATTTTAA